The Flavobacterium commune genome contains a region encoding:
- a CDS encoding peptidase, translating to MSGKRLKRKKLHRKLFTKNRLVILNEDTFEETFSLKLTLMNVFVVATLGAIFLIAVTTFIIAFTPLREYIPGYSSTQLKKDAAELALKSDSLTNILKKNQAYISSIQKVLTGKLDYAKFNKDSILASATDTIQKVDLSPSKEELELRAEVEKEEKKAQQTVVKKKK from the coding sequence ATGTCAGGGAAAAGATTGAAAAGAAAGAAACTTCACAGGAAATTATTCACTAAAAACCGATTGGTTATATTGAATGAGGATACTTTTGAAGAAACTTTTTCTTTAAAACTGACTTTAATGAATGTTTTTGTGGTGGCTACACTGGGTGCTATTTTCCTGATTGCAGTAACCACTTTTATCATCGCTTTTACACCGCTGCGAGAATATATTCCTGGATATTCTTCCACCCAATTGAAGAAAGACGCAGCCGAACTGGCTCTAAAATCGGATTCCTTAACTAATATTTTAAAGAAAAATCAGGCTTATATTTCATCAATACAAAAAGTATTAACGGGTAAGTTAGATTATGCTAAGTTCAATAAAGATTCGATATTAGCATCAGCGACAGATACGATTCAAAAAGTAGATTTATCGCCTTCCAAAGAAGAATTAGAACTGAGAGCTGAGGTGGAAAAAGAAGAGAAAAAAGCACAGCAAACTGTTGTAAAAAAGAAGAAATAA
- the tatA gene encoding twin-arginine translocase TatA/TatE family subunit → MGRFGVTEILVILAVVLLLFGGKKIPELMKGLGSGIKEFKNAAKEDQKPADKKEEKSEEETK, encoded by the coding sequence ATGGGAAGATTTGGAGTTACAGAAATCCTGGTTATATTGGCAGTTGTTTTATTACTTTTTGGAGGTAAAAAAATTCCTGAATTAATGAAAGGTCTAGGAAGCGGAATTAAAGAATTCAAAAACGCTGCAAAAGAAGACCAAAAACCAGCTGATAAAAAAGAAGAAAAAAGCGAAGAAGAGACTAAATAA